Part of the Fundulus heteroclitus isolate FHET01 chromosome 20, MU-UCD_Fhet_4.1, whole genome shotgun sequence genome, TGAacacttttgtaaggcactgcaAGCGTTGGAAGAGAGACTTTATGAGCAGCCGCTTGAAAGCTTCCCGCAGTGCAAGAGAAGCTGCTTCGAATGCCAGTCTGAGATCATCTTAGCACACCAAGATcgtgtttctctctctctccctctgcatATGTCTGGATACACTGGTGAGAGCAATGACAATATGGTCATCAAATTGTTTGGAAAGTGCACAAAACACCAGCAGAGAATGAACGTTGCTCTGCATTTCATGGTCTCCCATCAACTTTAGAAATGGCCAGCATCTAAGCCAAACTTGAACCTCCCTCCAGCCAAGCACCGACCCTGGGGAGACAGAGGTGATGTTGACCATGTGTCCCTCCACTAACCATCTCATTGAAGGCCCCCCAACTCCTGGGTTAACCTGACACCCTCCTCCACGAtcacccctaaaaaaaaaaaaaaaaccttaacccTTTCCTAAACCCTCTGCAAGCCCCCCTGTTGTGCATGCTCATTGGACGACCGCCTTCAGGCGTCCCTATTCCATGGCTCCATTGTCTGGCCCCATAAGCAGCTTTGTTTCTGCATGTGCAGCTGGGATGGCCCGCTCAGCCATTAGCCACAACACGCTAAAAGGAGCGCAGGATAatataattacaaaacaaaagtcAGGTGGTTCACGAGATCTGCAGGGAGAATACCCGTTGGGGGAGATGCGAGGACACGCTGGCGGGTGGCCAGCTATAATTTGATTATAAAGTTGTGTGAGCGACAAAGGGCAcaattgaatcttttttttccccttttatttacCAGTCCATGATTTAATTTGATTCCACAGGGGCTCAAAAAGGAGGGTAGCGTGAAAGGAGAGAAGATTTACTCTTCCAATTTCTAGCCACAAGCTCAGAAAATTGTCATATGCGCTGACAAAATATCGAGGCTGActtcattgtcctgctgctgaGACACTTTGACTGCTTGTGAGGCCCAAGTCGCTGAATCACTGTTggcttgagtttttttttcttccaaaataaCTGCTGTTGCgctctttttcttatttaacaTGAATGCACACAGACTGGTGGACAATAGGATCAGTGACAGATCCATCTCCTGTAATACGTTCTTTAAACAGGCCAGCAAGTGTGTCCCCCTGTTCTGTCGGCAGACCAGAATTTATCCTGTTAGTCACCCTAGATGAGTGAAAGAGCAAAATCAACCCCCAGTCCAGCTGGTCATGCACACGCAGAGATGCACCCATTCACAcatcctacacacacacacacacacgcacacatcctacacacaaacacacacacacacagctttatGGACAGCTGATAAGAACAGGTTTGTGCTGGCGCCACTGTTCAGAGTAGGTCAAGCAGAATAAAATCTGTTAATGTCTTTTTGTCTCTTCATTTCATTGCACAAGTACAgctttttatgctttgttttgctcttaCGTAAGACAATGAGAAACTGTGCACAATGCAGACACTCTCCTACCACCGCAGGACTGGTGTGCGCTCTGCGCCCTCTCGGGGAGTGTAAACGCCCTTTTTTTGCCCCATTAGGCACAGATAGATTGTACGGCTGCAGAATCGCCACATTCTCATGCAGTGTTAGACTAGTCTAGAGGGCGTCGCTGCAGATTTATTCACACACTGggcattagaaaaaaaattactaaaagaTATCAgcttttcagattgtttttgctttattacaGCACACAGggatttaaaagtttttagGGTAATACAGTTGTGCTGATTTcccaatcattttttttttctcaatacaTTGATACAGGATAGGCTGAACCGATATACTTCTTTCCATTTCCATAGGAAGAGTTGTCCCAGGTGTAAGTTTGTATGATGAGCTCTTTCCCTCCCAGACTGAGGCGACACCTGAAAATGGGGGGAAATGAAAAACCATGAGAAAATATCCAAAACGTCCAAAAAGATGTTACAGATACAGATGTCACATCCTAAAACAACTCCCTGGTCTGCTGATACAGCTGGTTTTCGATATCTGCACATTCGCCTCCGTATAACAGAGCCTTGGAAAAATACTAATACAATAGAACTAATCCACATTTGGTCCGGTTAAAAACACGCACTCATGCATTATAAGGAGATTTTATATGATAAATCAACACTATTATACTTTCACTAAATCAATCAAACAAAATCTCtataaaacacaatgaaaattCCGGTAGAAACTTGATCAAATGTAGTGTTGGGCGCAACCATGGGAGGAGACAAGGAGTGCTAAAAACTCTGAATCCCAGAATGCAAAGTATTAACCAATTTTCATGAAAGCGCCCAGGAAGGAGGAGTCACAGTAGCCTCCTGTTTCCCAGGAGGTTAATGAACTACAAAACTCTAGATGTAGCAGCTCCTTTTCTCTTGGCCCACAGCCCTCCGCAGGGTGCATTGGTGGGAACATGGGTGTGAATGTCTTGATCTCACTGGCCGAGTGAAAGACTGCATCTTGGAAGAGAATGTTGGATCCAAACTCAGAAATCCTGACTACCAATCGGAAGAATCAGGGGAAATAAAAGTCAGACAAATGttgttgcattccatttgcctcGGAAATCAAATCCAGAGGTTAGGATTCCAATACGGCGACAGCCAGGAAAGCTGCTTTTTTGTTCGTAGTACCTCTTGTAAACatcctttaaaggtatactatgcaaccggggttgattttccagcgaggctccccccagagggcgaaagtaaaagtgcactgtcgtaaagatgctcagctgtttctccgtcaagccaggcgcggttgttttgagcttagcagacaggcgaacgcaatgaaaagtaaaaaaaaacggcagtacaaacaatgactaacacagtgaaagtatgaacatcaagcttcccgcagcgctatcttggcgaggcggcctcgccgcggccgcctcgccacggccgccgcggccgccgcggtagcgtctcgccaacattcaaaaaaataaaaataataataataataaaaaaactcgatatgcttgcatgtttatttgaggttaacacgccgactctcgcggtcttgcacgagacttctgagcctgtgggtgcgggccgagggctcctgcaattgcaagtgcggtatttcccccagagaccaccagggcggccgagaaaacctttgttcgacctgaaatgactcatttaatcatccaaaacggtatggaacacattaattaactgaaaaatgttgcatagtatgcctttaaagctgtactttcaACCTGCAAACACCACTTGTTCGGTGCAGAGTTGCAGCCgctacatgtaacattgattttagacacACTCATACAACTGTGTCTTGTAagataaacatattttattacagCTTACTGTTCTGGATGCAAGGCGTTGCCATATCGGCTCCGACAATCGGCCTTAAAAAAAGAATTCTCTGACTTTCCGAATAAGAAAGTCCAACTTTTGTGGTCGTTACGGTTGATTTTTTCCGATTGGAATCCAGGATTTCCGAGTTCCgactgcaaatggaatgcaacatttCTTAAAGCCAATCGGATCCAATATGGCCGCTCCTGGTatcaacaacagtaagctgcgatgaaaacatgtttgtttttacaagacACGGTTGTAAGAGTGCGTCTAAAATCGATGTTACCTGTAGCAGCCGCAACTCTGAACCAAACAAATTCAAAAAGGGGTTTGTatgtggaaagtacagctttgaaGGACGTTCATAAAAGGTACTacgaacaaaacaacagctttcctggccgtcgccatattggaatcttgttaattttttagttgtttttaatttagaatcCCAATTTCTCCGATTGTTTTACTCTGGTTTACACCATTCCCAGCTCctagtttttatttcaatggAATGCAGTATATATCCCAGCCAAAAATGCTGTACTTTGGAGAAAACatgcttgtttttattctctgtaTGTGCATAGTGCTTGATTGTTCTAAGAATGGCGATATGCGAATCCACTCTTTTATCCATTGTTTCTAAATATTACACCTCACCAGGCAggtatttataaaacaataactgaGAGAGACCGAGAGCTGTTGGGCGGTTATTTGGACttgttaaattaattaaaattactaACATTGTTAATAATAGCCGTTGGCACTTATTAATAGTCAGTCTAGACAAAGCAAAGCTATTGTTACACAATAGTGATAAAGTTTCAAGGATACCAGTATGCTTGCAAGGTTCTGTATTTCCCATTTCGGTACATTTACTTACTGTTTCCCAGGCCGAGCAATGTAGCAGAGGCTGTAGATGGCGAAATCAAACTCAGGGCTGCAACCAATCACTGCAGAGCCCACCTGCTTGTAGTAGCCGTCCCACTTGAACTGCAGCCCCAAAACATCAGGATAATTGGACCACTAAATcaaaaagaaattttaaaaagagGCTTATTTAGTAAATTGTCCAAAACTTGGATCAACATGTCATTGTTTCTGGTGGATCCTTACAGGCCCGTTGAAGCTGTGGCTGTAGTAGTTAAGCTCTCCTCGTTTCTCAAGAAGATAAAACTGGATCCAGTTGTGGAAACCAGACACCTTTCCTCCCTTGATTTCACCTGAAGAGATTTTATTCTTAAGAACCGCAaatgcataattaaaaaaaaaaggcaattttaataCAAACCTGCAAAGATGTGTTCAAAACCGCTGGAGTCCAAGGCGTTGTTGTTGCGGGAGTAGAGACCAAACCACATATTTTTCAGGTCCTGAATAAACTCTGACTCTGATTTATAAACACCTTCAAATGCAGAATATACCCCATGAATCACAAACAGAAgtgtaataatatttttattaaaaaatgtaagagCTTAGGCGGTGTCAggaagagtgccaagaaaaagtattcataatgCTCAGgctttttcacgttttgtcacattacaatttCTGATCACAATGTATTTCCgtgggattttatttgacaaCAATGCAAGTAGCTCATAgttttgaagtggaaggaaaaggatgattaaaaaaaacaaactttaaaagcctgtgtgCACAGGAATGGCACCATTATGCTCGTGGGAAGCTTTTCTTGAGGCAGGGACACAATAGCTGGTCAGAATTAGTGGAAAAGGTGAATGGAGCCTGATACACCTAAATAAAATGCCTGtgtcaaggggtatgaatacttctgcaaggcaccGCAACTCAAACACATGCCCGCATTACCCTTGGTGTAAAGGAAAGCAAACAGCTCCCTGCCCAGCTCGGTGTTCAACATGGTTTCCTTGAGGAACGTGTCCTGCTCAGTTAGCTGCTGAGAGCTGAAGCTCTCCGTCTGTCCGGTCATCCTCTTGTAGTTGTTGAGAACATTCAGAAAGGCTGCGTAGGTTGGGCGCGAGAACAGGATGTTTTCGTTCAGGTACTTGAACAACCTGCAAGCATAAACAGCATATAAGAGCTACATTTTGAAGAGAAAGAAGCTCAGGAGGATTTCTACGGGAGTAGAGGAATCTGTAAATTAGGATGTGCTGTGATTAACAACATTTCTTACGGCCTGGAGGAGAGGTCCGACTGGGAGCTGGTCTGCGAGTCGGGCACCAGCGCTTGAGGGTCGATGATCAGCTGAGAGGCTGAGGCCTTGTTTGAGTCCAGAACGTAAAGCGTCTCAGAGAGAGACTTGAGCTCAGCATCAGTGATGGCAGCACCAGAGTCAGCTGTTGCACATAACAAGCACATTTTAAAGTACTCACTTTCATTATCCATCCAGCTGTAGTTAAATCCCAAAACAATTCAGAACTCTGGCAGGTTAAGATTAAAGCTGCTTTTATTCAActcagaagtttgtttctgataggaaatgaGGGTATCGCTCCGGAGATAAAAAGCTGTATAAAAGGGATAATATTACTACAAAcgaatatttctgtttttattcacatctaaacataaaacaacatgaTGAATGTTACTCATTGATCACTGTAAAAGCCTTTCTGGGCCTTACAGCAGTCACACGCTGCTAATATTTGCTTAACAACGttttgcattttttgactgGTATTTATTACCCTTCATCCTTTACAGTGAGCTCCAGGTAGGACCTCCTTTGGCTCCCTGCACAAATTATCTATCAGATTCAAGCCTGGACTCTGGTCGGCCCACTCCAAAGTGTTAATATTACATCCGTTAGAAAAAATGTATTGGTTAAATTAAAggattaaatctaaatctgccagggatataaataatttatagaAATAATTTGGGCTCCGTTTCAAACAAAACAGGTCACTGTAAGGAAGAAAAAATggtttagaatattttttagATACTTAGGGGAGTGTTGTAGGAGGTTTCAAAGGGAAATGTTGTCTTTCCAAAGTgaaagaatgaatgaattatTTCAGACAATCCAGTGAAATTATAAATACAACACATACAAATATAATGtataaataatattatatataattagATGTATAACTTAGTGGTTGTGTCTGAAAAGAGCTATGAAGAAGTGAAATGTATTTAATCATGTCCATTCTCCTTCTTTTAGTCCTTTACAGCAACAATCTTCCTGATTCCTACTCTACTTATGAGTACATACAACTTAAAAGTCTATTAAGTAAATAAATCAGTATACTGTACATATAAACATGTATATATACGATAACATGTGCCAGCGCACATCTACATTCAAACACTTATTATTACCTACAGTTCATCACCTACACGACCAAGTATGTATACACAAGCTAAGAATACCCACTGGTGTTCACTGCCTTTTTCCATCCcctatcattaaaaaaataaaagcagtttgaCCCTGTCCCCAAAAAAGCGTCATGCTTGGACATTGC contains:
- the endou gene encoding poly(U)-specific endoribonuclease-A (The sequence of the model RefSeq protein was modified relative to this genomic sequence to represent the inferred CDS: added 8 bases not found in genome assembly), whose protein sequence is MKVAALLLLCMTLFHRGYSNSLDSCQGRCGYGTDSGYSCQCNTACEKYNDCCSDYFTLCKDAATSCRGRCDEKYNSQNPCHCNSLCSQYNNCCNDYADLCNAAVGPTSCNGRCGESYNSQNPCHCNSLCSQHNNCCSDYSDICTTDSGAAITDAELKSLSETLYVLDSNKASASQLIIDPQALVPDSQTSSQSDLSSRPLFKYLNENILFSRPTYAAFLNVLNNYKRMTGQTESFSSQQLTEQDTFLKETMLNTELGRELFAFLYTKGVYKSESEFIQDLKNMWFGLYSRNNNALDSSGFEHIFAGEIKGGKVSGFHNWIQFYLLEKRGELNYYSHSFNGPWSNYPDVLGLQFKWDGYYKQVGSAVIGCSPEFDFAIYSLCYIARPGKQCRLSLGGKELIIQTYTWDNSSYGNGKKYIGSAYPVSMY